One window of Centropristis striata isolate RG_2023a ecotype Rhode Island chromosome 21, C.striata_1.0, whole genome shotgun sequence genomic DNA carries:
- the LOC131959903 gene encoding uncharacterized protein LOC131959903: protein MWSKEFQCGGDESALLDCRSSGSDRNTCSPGRAVGLTCSEPVRLVGGDSRCAGTLELKHEGEWIPVDEYFSIWTLKTAAAACRVLDCGSAVSVKRREESSVRSVWRISSDCVQSGSALRDCASSSSYFSRFILDLVCSDLLLQPNISWSSSMDGVSEAQQQQHQEEFQVFRGSTFTISCSIQHQYPGGSFQLSFTSSTSAINYTQPAVNHSADFLFPNLTQPAVNHSADFLFPNLTQPAVNHSADFLFPNLTQPAVNHSADFLFPAAEPAHQGSYSCVYHVHVFSHNFSSESRQLSVSVVDPPDPPDPRPFIIRAVVLPLILILLVANIASYFYFKTHRVYRVQKPRRWEDVELDYYNLGVPAAEGGPTEE from the exons atgtggtccaaagagttccagtgtggaggagatgagtctgctctcctggactgtagaagctcaggctcagataggaacacctgctcacctggcagagctgttggactcacctgctcag agcctgtcaggttggtgggaggagacagtcgctgtgcaggaacactggagctgaaacatgaaggagaatGGATACCAGTGGATGAATATTTCTCTATCTGGACcctgaagacagcagcagctgcctgtAGAGTGTtagactgtggttctgctgtttctgtaaaACGGAGAGAGGAGTCCTCAGTCAGATCTGTGTGGAGGATCAGCTCTGACTGTGTCcagtctggatctgctctgagggactgtgcatcttcatcttcataTTTCTCTCGGTTTATCCTGGATCTCGTCTGTTCAG acctgctGCTTCAGCCCAACatctcctggtcctcctccatGGACGGGGTCTCTgaggcccagcagcagcagcatcaggaggAGTTTCAGGTTTTCAGAGGCTCCACCTTCACCATCAGCTGCTCCATCCAGCATCAGTACCCAGGAGGCTCCTTCCAgctctccttcacctcctccacctcagcaATCAACTAcacccagccagctgtcaatcactctgctgacttcctgtttcctaacctcacccagccagctgtcaatcactctgctgacttcctgtttcctaacctcacccagccagctgtcaatcactctgctgacttcctgtttcctaacctcacccagccagctgtcaatcactctgctgacttcctgtttcctgctgcagagcctGCCCACCAAGGAAGCTACAGCTGTGTTTATCACGTCCATGTTTTCTCTCATAACTTCTCCTCTGAGAGCCgtcagctctctgtctctgttgtag ATCCACCAGATCCACCAGATCCGAGACCTTTTATCATCAGAGCGGTCGTCCTGCcactgattctgattctgctgGTGGCGAACATTGCCTCTTACTTCTATTTTAAG ACACACAGGGTCTACAGGGTGCAGAAGCCCCGCAGATGGGAGGACGTGGAGCTGGATTATTATAACCTGGGTGTTCCTGCAGCTGAAGGAGGGCCGACTGAAGAATAA